The proteins below are encoded in one region of Deltaproteobacteria bacterium:
- a CDS encoding aminoglycoside phosphotransferase family protein — MNHQPDSLPSPFTQAQLAAAFAPFLDSPVLRVEEVLTGNINTILRVRVGEQRYGLRVRTHESVYRYEPDLIKEVFVLRVLQQSGSVPDDAAIAATFAQLTAARCGTLSQGFAGVPVVRYFDWSRARLPQPYCIYEWVEGQPLWDTPEPTLYAATGQTLAGIHQARFSAFYADFLSVGISPVSWLERFQAALAKEINAARGRLPRRVNEALLRLRPSVVADCSPCLVHNDFAPGNILVRDGRIAAVIDWDNAVVEAPHLDFVKMKYWTAKNAAGALVPEPTLFAAFVDGYGEAGRRIVASPTFLFYEVLWLLRVYNFECAKEEQGLPRAPGYPAAATYAELIAAVTEGTPGFPLSLDGRGQGRG; from the coding sequence ATGAATCACCAACCAGACTCTCTCCCCAGTCCTTTCACCCAGGCGCAGCTTGCCGCTGCCTTTGCGCCTTTCTTGGACTCTCCGGTGCTTCGAGTCGAAGAAGTGTTGACCGGCAATATCAACACTATCCTCCGGGTGCGCGTTGGCGAGCAACGCTATGGCCTGCGCGTGCGCACGCACGAGTCCGTGTACCGCTACGAGCCGGATCTCATCAAAGAAGTTTTCGTGCTGCGAGTGCTGCAACAGTCCGGCTCTGTTCCCGATGACGCTGCCATCGCCGCAACGTTCGCGCAACTTACCGCTGCGCGGTGCGGCACGTTGTCGCAGGGCTTCGCCGGTGTGCCGGTCGTACGCTATTTCGACTGGTCGCGCGCTCGATTGCCGCAACCGTACTGTATTTATGAGTGGGTGGAGGGACAGCCGCTGTGGGACACGCCGGAGCCCACGCTGTACGCCGCAACCGGGCAAACCTTGGCCGGCATTCATCAGGCCCGCTTCTCGGCCTTCTATGCCGATTTCTTGTCGGTTGGTATCTCGCCGGTCAGTTGGCTGGAGCGCTTCCAAGCCGCCTTGGCGAAGGAGATCAACGCGGCGCGTGGTCGCCTTCCTCGGCGAGTCAACGAGGCTCTGCTGCGGTTGAGGCCGTCAGTTGTCGCGGATTGCTCCCCCTGTCTTGTGCACAACGATTTCGCGCCCGGCAATATCCTGGTGCGAGACGGACGTATCGCTGCTGTGATCGACTGGGATAATGCGGTGGTCGAAGCCCCGCATCTCGATTTCGTCAAGATGAAGTATTGGACGGCGAAGAATGCGGCTGGCGCTCTCGTCCCGGAGCCGACGCTGTTTGCCGCATTTGTGGATGGGTATGGCGAGGCTGGACGCAGAATCGTGGCTTCACCGACCTTTCTGTTCTACGAAGTGCTGTGGTTGCTGCGGGTCTATAATTTCGAGTGCGCGAAAGAAGAGCAGGGGTTGCCCCGCGCGCCGGGCTATCCGGCGGCGGCGACGTATGCGGAATTGATCGCGGCCGTGACTGAGGGGACGCCTGGTTTTCCCCTCTCCCTCGATGGGAGAGGGCAAGGGAGAGGGTGA